One genomic segment of Desulfovibrio sp. JC010 includes these proteins:
- a CDS encoding TetR/AcrR family transcriptional regulator: MANKKERHEGRHCADDLLDAGLKLLETESVHQLTIDALCRNLKVTKGSFYHHFSSRADYLERMLEHWVEGWTLSSIEAADKGADAIERFNLIVENSHKLPSGTETSIRAWALRDSFAHKYIERVDNMRIEYLRSIFEEVSGDPARAALLCKISYSMFLGVRMMGANISEKEHGDILKLLKQELYGISAE; encoded by the coding sequence ATGGCAAATAAAAAGGAGCGGCATGAAGGGCGGCATTGTGCGGATGATCTTCTCGATGCCGGGTTGAAACTGCTGGAAACGGAAAGTGTGCACCAGCTTACAATTGACGCCTTATGTCGAAATCTAAAAGTGACCAAGGGCTCTTTCTATCATCACTTCAGTAGCCGGGCAGATTATCTTGAGCGTATGCTTGAACATTGGGTGGAGGGTTGGACGTTATCCAGTATTGAAGCTGCGGACAAAGGGGCTGACGCAATTGAGCGATTCAATTTGATAGTCGAGAATTCACATAAGCTGCCCTCAGGAACAGAGACCAGTATCAGGGCGTGGGCTTTACGGGATTCGTTTGCGCACAAGTATATTGAGCGTGTCGATAATATGCGGATTGAGTATTTGCGTTCCATCTTTGAAGAAGTCAGTGGTGATCCTGCTCGGGCGGCTTTGCTTTGCAAAATCAGTTATTCCATGTTCCTTGGGGTGCGGATGATGGGGGCAAATATATCTGAAAAAGAGCATGGCGATATTCTTAAATTATTGAAGCAGGAGTTGTACGGAATTTCTGCAGAATAA
- the gpt gene encoding xanthine phosphoribosyltransferase, translating into MSKADRYNKMYPISWEQLHRDCRALSWRLLEKGPFEGILAITRGGLVPAAILARELDIRLIDTVCISTYDWKVQEKKATVLKDFKGDGEGWLLVDDLVDTGGTARLVREMVPKAHFATIYAKPEGRPLVDTYITEVSQDTWILFPWDSATQFAEPIAKVSQENNS; encoded by the coding sequence TTGTCCAAGGCAGACAGATATAATAAAATGTACCCCATTTCATGGGAACAGCTGCACCGTGATTGCAGGGCGTTATCCTGGCGGTTGCTTGAAAAAGGTCCTTTTGAAGGCATTCTGGCCATTACCCGCGGCGGACTTGTTCCTGCCGCAATTCTGGCTCGTGAGCTTGATATAAGACTTATCGACACCGTCTGCATTTCCACATATGATTGGAAAGTTCAGGAAAAGAAAGCCACTGTGCTTAAAGATTTCAAAGGCGACGGTGAAGGCTGGCTGCTGGTGGATGATCTGGTCGATACCGGAGGTACAGCCAGGCTGGTCCGCGAAATGGTGCCCAAGGCTCATTTTGCCACCATTTATGCCAAGCCCGAAGGGCGTCCTTTGGTGGACACCTATATCACTGAAGTAAGTCAGGATACCTGGATTCTTTTTCCGTGGGACAGCGCGACTCAGTTCGCCGAGCCCATTGCGAAAGTTTCTCAGGAAAATAATAGTTAA
- a CDS encoding ABC transporter permease: MLESFIVPLLAATVQSGTPILYATLGEILTEKGGVLNLGVEGMMSMAAFAAFFVTLTTGNPWLGFIAGGVAGTFMAALHGIVCISCLGNQVVSGLALTILGVGLCNFLGTPYIGTATDGFDKFAFPVLSAIPYLGDIFFRQDALVYVSYIIPVLFMLFINRTSLGLAITAVGEKPAAAAAVGLKAIRLRWIALLGGGFLIGLGGSYLSLAYTHLWANGLSGGRGWIAVALVIFAFWRPGRAVFGAYLFGGVMAFQLRLQAVGTHIPSSLLLMLPYALTILVLIFSAVRGRSGNAPAHLGINIEPEG, encoded by the coding sequence ATGCTGGAAAGTTTTATTGTCCCCTTGCTGGCTGCGACAGTGCAGTCCGGTACACCGATCCTCTACGCGACCCTTGGTGAGATTCTCACTGAGAAGGGCGGGGTGCTCAACCTCGGCGTGGAAGGCATGATGAGCATGGCGGCTTTTGCGGCTTTTTTTGTGACCCTGACCACAGGCAATCCGTGGCTGGGCTTCATTGCCGGAGGTGTTGCCGGAACATTCATGGCCGCGCTGCACGGCATCGTCTGTATCAGCTGCCTCGGTAATCAGGTTGTCTCCGGTCTGGCACTGACTATTCTCGGCGTGGGGCTGTGCAACTTCCTCGGTACCCCGTATATCGGGACTGCAACTGACGGCTTTGATAAATTCGCCTTTCCGGTGCTTTCGGCCATTCCGTACCTTGGGGACATCTTCTTCAGGCAGGACGCCCTTGTTTATGTTTCCTATATTATCCCGGTGCTGTTCATGCTTTTTATCAACCGCACCAGCCTCGGTCTGGCAATTACCGCTGTGGGCGAGAAGCCTGCAGCTGCGGCTGCCGTGGGGCTGAAGGCTATCCGTCTGCGCTGGATCGCGCTGCTGGGCGGCGGATTCCTGATTGGCCTTGGCGGATCGTATCTTTCCCTCGCTTATACCCATCTCTGGGCCAACGGACTTTCCGGCGGACGCGGCTGGATCGCGGTGGCCTTGGTTATCTTCGCTTTCTGGAGACCGGGACGCGCTGTTTTCGGTGCTTATCTTTTCGGTGGGGTTATGGCTTTTCAGCTCCGTTTGCAGGCCGTGGGAACGCATATTCCGTCTTCATTGCTGCTGATGCTGCCGTACGCCCTGACCATTCTGGTGCTGATCTTCTCCGCCGTGCGGGGACGCAGCGGTAACGCTCCCGCGCATCTGGGAATCAACATCGAGCCTGAAGGGTAG
- a CDS encoding BMP family ABC transporter substrate-binding protein: MRKVLLMAVVAAMSVMLASVAFAGAKKDKVKVGFVYISPVGDEGYSYAQDQGRKAIDALPWVETSYVESVAEGPDSERVVLNFARKGYDMVIGTSFGYMDPMVKVSKKFPKTAFMHCSGFKTTPNMSNYFGRMYQARYLTGMVAGMMTKSNVIGYVAAFPIPEVIRGINAFTLGVRSVNPEATVRVVWTKTWYDPALEKDAAISLLDMKADVITQHQDSPGPQEAAQERGKYSIAYNSDMSKMAPKAHLTAAVWNWAPLFKNAVEQLRDGVWQGNESLWWGMDQGVVDIAPFGPMVPQNVQDKVLAAKKEIIEGNNAVFVGPIKDQNGKEMVPAGKSMTDPEMLGMMWFVEGVIGNTK, from the coding sequence ATGCGTAAAGTTCTGCTGATGGCTGTTGTTGCGGCCATGTCCGTGATGCTGGCTTCTGTAGCGTTTGCCGGTGCCAAGAAGGATAAGGTTAAAGTCGGTTTTGTTTACATTTCCCCCGTGGGTGACGAAGGTTACTCCTATGCACAGGATCAGGGCCGCAAGGCTATCGATGCCCTTCCCTGGGTAGAGACCTCTTATGTAGAATCCGTTGCTGAAGGCCCGGACTCTGAGCGCGTTGTGCTCAACTTCGCCCGTAAAGGCTATGACATGGTTATCGGTACCAGCTTCGGTTACATGGACCCCATGGTTAAAGTTTCCAAGAAGTTCCCCAAGACCGCATTCATGCATTGCTCCGGTTTTAAAACCACCCCGAACATGAGCAACTACTTCGGCCGTATGTATCAGGCTCGTTACCTGACCGGTATGGTTGCCGGTATGATGACCAAGTCTAACGTCATCGGCTACGTTGCAGCTTTCCCCATCCCTGAAGTTATCCGCGGCATCAACGCTTTCACCCTTGGTGTGCGTTCCGTTAACCCCGAAGCAACCGTACGCGTTGTCTGGACCAAAACCTGGTACGATCCCGCACTGGAAAAAGACGCAGCCATCTCCCTGCTGGACATGAAAGCTGACGTTATCACCCAGCATCAGGATTCCCCCGGCCCGCAGGAAGCAGCACAGGAGCGCGGCAAGTACTCCATCGCTTACAACTCTGATATGTCCAAAATGGCTCCCAAGGCTCATCTGACCGCCGCTGTCTGGAACTGGGCACCGCTCTTCAAGAACGCTGTTGAGCAGCTGCGCGACGGTGTCTGGCAGGGTAACGAATCTCTGTGGTGGGGCATGGATCAGGGCGTAGTTGATATCGCTCCTTTCGGTCCCATGGTTCCCCAGAATGTTCAGGATAAAGTTCTGGCCGCCAAGAAAGAGATCATCGAAGGTAACAACGCTGTTTTCGTAGGTCCCATCAAAGACCAGAACGGTAAAGAAATGGTTCCCGCCGGAAAATCCATGACCGATCCTGAAATGCTCGGTATGATGTGGTTTGTTGAAGGCGTAATCGGGAATACCAAGTAA
- a CDS encoding ABC transporter permease, whose translation MLGYRLQKRDEPWNWGVPIIIVGALVLSFGISALLLELQGKSAVQGLLVLWQGSFGASWALEDALLKSIPIFLCALGVATAFRMQVWNIGAEGQFALGAIGATWAAITFPDLPGIVLMPLMFICAALFGAFWAYIPAVLRLKLQVNEIISTLMLNYIAILLLELLVFGAWKDPASFGFPVTPEFSPAAIIGQIGDTRLHWGFAVCVGSGIAMWAFMRFTRLGFEIKVAGEGERIAMYSRLPYGMLTILVMAISGALAGWAGCIEASATINRLQPSIMVGYGYTAIVVAWLARLHPLYIGISAYLLAALRVGVENMQLELQTPASFGSIMEGLILMSVLAGQMFVTYKIVKKN comes from the coding sequence ATGTTGGGTTATCGCTTACAAAAGCGTGATGAACCCTGGAACTGGGGCGTCCCGATTATTATCGTGGGCGCTCTGGTTCTATCTTTCGGGATCAGCGCGCTCCTGCTTGAATTGCAGGGAAAATCTGCTGTACAAGGACTCCTCGTGCTCTGGCAGGGGTCTTTTGGTGCGTCATGGGCTTTGGAAGATGCCCTTTTAAAATCTATTCCCATTTTTCTCTGTGCACTGGGTGTTGCCACCGCCTTCAGGATGCAGGTCTGGAACATCGGGGCTGAAGGTCAGTTTGCGCTGGGCGCAATCGGGGCTACTTGGGCTGCGATCACTTTTCCTGACCTGCCCGGTATTGTGCTCATGCCGCTTATGTTCATCTGTGCCGCTCTTTTCGGTGCTTTTTGGGCATATATTCCGGCAGTTTTGCGGTTGAAGTTGCAGGTTAATGAAATTATCTCCACCCTGATGCTCAACTATATCGCCATCCTGCTGCTCGAACTGCTCGTGTTCGGCGCATGGAAGGACCCGGCCAGTTTCGGGTTTCCGGTGACACCGGAGTTCTCTCCCGCAGCCATTATCGGCCAGATCGGGGATACCCGTCTGCACTGGGGCTTTGCGGTCTGTGTCGGTTCCGGTATCGCCATGTGGGCATTCATGCGTTTCACCCGTCTCGGCTTTGAAATCAAGGTTGCGGGCGAGGGTGAGCGTATCGCCATGTATTCACGGCTGCCTTACGGAATGCTGACTATTCTGGTTATGGCTATTTCCGGCGCGCTAGCCGGATGGGCCGGGTGCATTGAAGCTTCCGCCACCATCAACAGGTTGCAGCCTTCCATCATGGTCGGTTACGGCTATACCGCCATTGTTGTGGCGTGGCTGGCGCGGCTGCATCCGCTCTACATCGGCATTTCCGCTTACCTGCTGGCTGCTCTGCGTGTAGGCGTTGAGAACATGCAGCTGGAATTGCAGACTCCGGCGTCTTTCGGCTCCATCATGGAAGGTCTGATCCTCATGTCCGTGCTCGCAGGCCAGATGTTTGTTACTTATAAGATTGTTAAGAAAAATTAG
- a CDS encoding thioesterase family protein, producing the protein MTSEFPSPHSWLSHSVSYGETDAMGVVYYAEYLHFFERSRSLFIRERGMSYAEVEDRGIYLPVREANCRYRIPAQYDDQLSIQVGISEWKRASIKFIYDIYKDDRSKLIASGFTEHACVNKDGRPVRVPEWLREIF; encoded by the coding sequence ATGACTAGCGAATTCCCAAGCCCGCATTCATGGCTCTCCCACTCCGTTTCCTACGGAGAAACAGACGCCATGGGTGTGGTTTATTACGCAGAATACCTGCACTTTTTTGAGCGGTCCCGTTCGCTTTTCATCCGCGAACGGGGCATGAGCTATGCCGAGGTTGAAGACCGGGGCATCTACCTGCCCGTGCGCGAGGCCAACTGCCGTTACCGCATCCCGGCGCAGTACGATGACCAGCTCAGCATTCAGGTCGGCATCAGCGAATGGAAGCGCGCTTCCATCAAGTTCATCTACGACATCTACAAAGATGACCGTTCAAAACTAATCGCATCAGGATTCACCGAACACGCCTGCGTTAACAAAGACGGACGCCCCGTACGCGTACCTGAATGGCTGCGCGAAATATTCTAA
- a CDS encoding amidohydrolase family protein, producing MYYDVHTHAFHPKIADKVLEQLHDHYGITAKGTGHPEDLLERATKAGLDRVVVHTAATAPDQVIPANNWSIDLAKSDERFITFGTMHPDYDDPEKEFAKLERHGIKGLKFHPDFQGFFMDEPKFYRLLEMVQGRFAVMFHVGDKLPPEKNPSCPIKLRKILDNFPKLTCIAAHMGGYCHWKWASEELAGYDVYMDTSSAIPFMDKQVLLDIMNKHPRERILFGSDYPLFDPEESLKELQHTLKLKDSEMEIHMSAADALFE from the coding sequence ATGTACTACGACGTTCATACTCATGCATTCCATCCAAAAATTGCTGATAAAGTCCTTGAACAGCTTCATGACCATTACGGCATAACAGCAAAAGGAACCGGCCATCCGGAAGACCTGCTGGAACGGGCGACAAAAGCCGGACTGGACCGGGTGGTGGTCCATACGGCGGCCACTGCGCCCGATCAGGTCATTCCGGCCAACAACTGGTCCATTGATCTGGCAAAGTCGGATGAAAGATTTATCACTTTCGGGACCATGCACCCGGACTATGACGACCCGGAAAAAGAATTTGCCAAACTGGAAAGACACGGCATCAAGGGCCTGAAATTTCACCCGGACTTTCAAGGATTTTTCATGGATGAACCTAAATTCTACCGTCTGCTGGAAATGGTACAGGGCAGATTTGCGGTTATGTTCCATGTGGGCGACAAACTGCCACCTGAGAAAAACCCGTCATGCCCCATCAAGCTGCGCAAAATTCTGGACAATTTCCCGAAACTGACCTGCATTGCCGCGCACATGGGCGGCTACTGCCACTGGAAATGGGCCTCGGAAGAACTGGCCGGATATGATGTTTACATGGATACTTCCAGTGCCATTCCTTTTATGGATAAACAGGTCCTGCTGGACATCATGAACAAACATCCGAGGGAACGGATCCTTTTCGGCAGCGACTACCCGCTCTTCGACCCCGAAGAATCGCTGAAAGAGTTGCAGCATACGCTGAAGCTGAAAGACAGCGAAATGGAAATTCACATGAGTGCTGCGGACGCATTGTTCGAATAA
- a CDS encoding cytochrome c3 family protein codes for MKTNFLYVGAAVVFAVLVIVYSTATSNLSEEIASISGDKNVEIVTEELVVRFPVNLEFKRPEVLNKTRFALVKFSHFDHQDVNCGKCHHTWDGKSQIKSCAAAGCHDNLKQKAAPHSYFKAFHTLKSDISCRGCHVKLNKEGKTDLAVAPCANNACHPKQKKAHN; via the coding sequence ATGAAGACGAATTTTCTGTATGTTGGAGCGGCTGTGGTCTTTGCCGTTCTTGTTATTGTTTACTCTACCGCGACCAGCAATCTCAGTGAGGAGATTGCAAGCATCTCCGGCGATAAAAATGTTGAAATCGTTACCGAAGAGCTGGTTGTAAGGTTTCCCGTAAATCTCGAATTCAAGCGTCCTGAAGTGCTTAACAAGACCCGTTTCGCACTGGTCAAGTTCTCTCACTTTGACCATCAGGATGTTAACTGTGGTAAGTGTCACCACACCTGGGACGGCAAATCCCAGATCAAGAGCTGTGCTGCTGCCGGTTGTCATGACAACCTGAAACAGAAAGCTGCACCTCACTCCTACTTCAAGGCTTTCCATACCCTGAAGAGTGACATCAGCTGTCGTGGCTGCCATGTGAAGCTGAACAAGGAAGGCAAGACTGATCTCGCCGTTGCTCCTTGCGCAAACAACGCATGTCACCCCAAGCAGAAAAAAGCACACAACTAG
- a CDS encoding cofactor-independent phosphoglycerate mutase, with protein MKLLFLIADGMGGWPIEELGNKTTLAAAKTPNMDALAGKGLIGTCRTVPKGMAPGSDVANMSLLGFDPAKYHTGRGPIEAAAQGLQLDPDDLVWRMNLVNLSELTEDGTMYDYSAGHIGSDESVPLVEKLQAELGNDEFTFYPGIQYRHLLVQKGGAREMEAGLNIRPPHDLTDKPIDEDIREYAKSQRLDKLVRDAAKVLEGNGSKAVSIWPWGQGRPLILPPFEEKFGMKGAVISAVDLIKGLGHASGMEVINVEGATGLVDTNYEGKVEATLKFLEHGDFVYVHLEGPDESGHMGSVEDKIKSIERFDSRIVAPLLEKYPLDKANYVITCDHYTPIETRTHDETPVPFIMTSPRLIPSGETSFTEETADRAGIIIPDGHDFMQWVLNKTK; from the coding sequence ATGAAATTACTTTTTTTAATAGCTGACGGAATGGGCGGCTGGCCCATTGAAGAACTCGGAAACAAGACCACCCTTGCTGCCGCAAAGACCCCGAATATGGACGCACTGGCCGGAAAAGGCCTCATCGGTACCTGCCGTACCGTGCCCAAGGGCATGGCTCCCGGTTCCGACGTAGCCAACATGTCCCTGCTGGGCTTCGACCCCGCCAAATACCATACCGGACGTGGGCCCATTGAGGCCGCAGCACAGGGTTTACAGCTTGATCCAGATGATCTGGTCTGGCGCATGAATCTGGTCAATCTTTCCGAACTGACCGAAGACGGCACCATGTACGACTACTCCGCCGGACATATCGGCAGCGATGAGTCCGTGCCGCTGGTGGAAAAGCTGCAGGCCGAACTGGGTAATGATGAATTTACCTTCTACCCCGGCATCCAGTACCGCCATCTTCTGGTCCAGAAGGGCGGCGCCAGGGAAATGGAAGCAGGACTGAATATCCGCCCGCCTCATGACCTGACCGACAAGCCCATTGACGAGGATATCCGCGAATACGCCAAAAGCCAGCGTCTGGACAAACTGGTCCGTGATGCCGCCAAAGTGCTCGAAGGCAACGGCAGCAAAGCCGTATCCATCTGGCCTTGGGGGCAGGGACGCCCGCTGATCCTGCCGCCGTTTGAAGAAAAATTCGGCATGAAGGGCGCGGTTATTTCCGCTGTGGACCTGATCAAAGGTCTCGGCCACGCTTCCGGCATGGAAGTAATCAACGTGGAAGGAGCAACCGGACTGGTGGATACCAACTACGAGGGCAAAGTCGAAGCTACTCTGAAATTCCTCGAGCACGGTGATTTCGTCTACGTACACCTTGAAGGACCGGACGAGTCCGGCCACATGGGCAGCGTTGAAGACAAGATCAAATCCATCGAACGTTTTGATTCCCGCATTGTAGCCCCGCTGCTGGAAAAATATCCGCTGGATAAGGCCAACTACGTGATCACCTGCGACCACTACACTCCCATCGAAACCAGAACCCACGATGAAACCCCGGTTCCCTTCATCATGACCTCTCCCCGCCTGATTCCTTCGGGTGAGACTTCATTCACCGAGGAAACCGCCGACCGCGCCGGAATCATCATCCCGGACGGACACGATTTCATGCAATGGGTATTGAATAAAACCAAATAA
- a CDS encoding ABC transporter ATP-binding protein, giving the protein MSQQDFTRPECQKATGFEGCAPLISLKGITKRFGKVVANNNISLDLYPGRIKALLGENGAGKSTLMSMLAGRFRPDEGYIEVDGQRVDFSNSKDAIKAGVGMVYQHFMLVDTMTVAQNVLLGQEGGFFVNPKEMEERVRKLAEDYELEIDPSAKVSTLSMGEKQRVEILKLLYRESRVLIFDEPTAVLTPREAFRLFEALWAMTRQGKSVVFISHKLEEVMAIADEVAILRRGVVDGEVPRDKITSKADLACRMVGKEVLLEVNKEEVEPGEKVLEVKNMTGIGLRDINLDVRKGEVVAIVGVAGNGQQELVEGVCGMRKPPKDTIFIMGKPWRKFFAEMSWNNSMSYIPEDRLDLATARNLDLVDNLLLSTRQGFSAGPILQHDKAAKVAEELVEEYDVRPGRIRALAWQLSGGNLQKMVLARELYRQPHLIVAEQPTQGLDISATEEVWNRLLKAREMAGVLLVTGDLGEALQLADRVAVMYCGQIMDEFSVNDKAKVDSIGLLMAGVRE; this is encoded by the coding sequence ATGAGTCAACAGGATTTCACCCGTCCCGAGTGCCAGAAGGCCACCGGATTTGAAGGCTGCGCACCGCTGATTTCGCTGAAAGGGATCACCAAGCGTTTCGGCAAGGTTGTCGCCAACAATAATATTTCACTGGACCTCTATCCCGGGCGTATCAAGGCCCTGCTTGGTGAGAACGGAGCAGGCAAGAGTACGCTCATGTCCATGCTTGCCGGGCGTTTTCGCCCTGACGAAGGCTACATTGAAGTAGACGGTCAGCGTGTGGATTTCTCCAACTCCAAGGACGCCATCAAGGCCGGGGTGGGCATGGTTTACCAGCACTTTATGCTGGTGGATACCATGACCGTAGCCCAGAATGTGTTGCTCGGTCAGGAGGGCGGATTTTTCGTCAATCCCAAGGAGATGGAAGAGCGGGTCCGCAAGCTGGCCGAAGACTATGAGCTTGAGATCGACCCTTCCGCCAAGGTTTCGACCCTGTCCATGGGCGAGAAGCAGCGGGTGGAAATCCTGAAGCTGCTTTACCGTGAAAGCAGGGTGCTTATTTTTGATGAACCCACAGCGGTTCTGACTCCCCGTGAAGCTTTCCGTCTTTTCGAAGCCCTCTGGGCCATGACCCGTCAGGGTAAATCTGTTGTTTTCATCAGTCATAAGCTTGAAGAAGTTATGGCTATTGCAGACGAAGTAGCCATCCTGCGCCGGGGTGTTGTGGACGGTGAAGTTCCCCGCGACAAGATTACTTCCAAGGCTGATCTGGCCTGCCGCATGGTCGGTAAGGAAGTTCTTCTTGAAGTGAATAAGGAAGAGGTTGAGCCCGGCGAGAAGGTTCTGGAAGTAAAGAACATGACCGGAATCGGGCTGCGCGATATCAATCTTGATGTGCGCAAGGGCGAAGTCGTCGCCATTGTCGGTGTGGCTGGTAACGGTCAGCAGGAGCTTGTGGAAGGTGTATGCGGTATGCGCAAGCCTCCTAAGGATACAATTTTCATCATGGGCAAACCGTGGCGCAAGTTTTTTGCGGAGATGAGCTGGAACAATTCCATGTCCTACATCCCGGAAGACCGTCTTGATCTTGCCACTGCCCGCAATCTTGACTTGGTGGACAACCTGTTGCTCAGTACCCGTCAGGGGTTCAGCGCAGGCCCGATTCTGCAGCACGATAAAGCCGCCAAAGTGGCAGAAGAGCTGGTAGAAGAATATGATGTGCGTCCCGGACGCATCCGTGCCCTTGCATGGCAGCTTTCCGGCGGAAACCTGCAGAAAATGGTGCTGGCCCGTGAACTTTACCGTCAGCCGCATCTTATCGTAGCTGAGCAGCCCACACAGGGGCTGGATATTTCCGCTACCGAGGAAGTCTGGAACAGGCTGCTCAAGGCCCGCGAAATGGCCGGAGTGTTGCTTGTAACCGGTGACCTCGGCGAAGCCCTGCAACTGGCTGACCGCGTGGCAGTTATGTATTGCGGCCAGATCATGGACGAATTTTCAGTCAACGACAAAGCAAAGGTGGACAGCATCGGTCTGCTCATGGCTGGTGTGCGGGAGTAA
- a CDS encoding pyridoxamine 5'-phosphate oxidase family protein gives MQSDISWNEVENLFSRVQYVSLGTVDRDGYPRISPIGSVSFTGPGRGYYFEKFPKTMRENIERDPRMILMAAESGAGFWIKSLWKGRFPSQPALRLVCRTGERRKATQSEIDDFLGKVSMYRFFKGHDLLWKDMNMVREFEVLRIEGLEAGRMNP, from the coding sequence ATGCAGTCTGATATTTCATGGAATGAGGTCGAAAATCTTTTCAGCAGGGTGCAGTACGTGTCGCTCGGCACAGTGGACAGGGATGGTTATCCCCGCATTTCACCTATAGGTTCTGTGTCCTTTACCGGACCGGGCAGGGGATACTATTTTGAAAAATTCCCGAAAACAATGCGCGAAAATATTGAACGCGATCCGCGAATGATCCTGATGGCCGCAGAGTCGGGTGCGGGATTCTGGATTAAGTCTCTGTGGAAAGGGCGGTTCCCATCGCAACCTGCGCTCCGTCTCGTTTGCCGGACAGGGGAAAGACGAAAAGCCACTCAGTCTGAGATTGATGATTTTCTCGGCAAGGTCAGCATGTACCGCTTTTTCAAAGGGCATGATTTGCTCTGGAAAGACATGAATATGGTCCGTGAATTTGAAGTGTTGCGTATCGAAGGTCTTGAGGCCGGGAGAATGAACCCATGA
- a CDS encoding DUF2867 domain-containing protein produces MNESKAILNSIPQIHKISTSADHVYSHVFDSRRDMDDFLVRLMSYKPGWLVFLYKVRGVLARIMRLKHDEFVNHGLEVSDYDFNPGGQVDFFNSVDFEAERFWIGEAEDKHLIGYIGVVSEIAENGLYNYHVFTIVRYRHWTGPIYFNLIRPFSHLVVYFMGKYAAN; encoded by the coding sequence ATGAATGAGTCAAAGGCAATCTTAAATTCAATTCCCCAGATACATAAAATCAGCACCAGTGCTGATCACGTATACAGCCACGTCTTTGACAGTCGTCGCGATATGGATGATTTTTTGGTCCGTTTGATGAGTTACAAGCCGGGTTGGTTGGTATTTCTGTACAAAGTCAGAGGTGTGCTGGCCAGAATAATGAGGCTGAAGCATGATGAGTTTGTAAATCACGGTCTTGAAGTTTCTGATTATGATTTCAATCCCGGCGGGCAGGTGGATTTTTTTAATTCAGTTGATTTTGAAGCGGAGAGATTTTGGATCGGCGAGGCCGAGGATAAGCATCTTATCGGATATATCGGAGTGGTTTCTGAAATTGCTGAAAATGGCTTGTATAATTACCATGTCTTTACGATTGTCCGTTACAGGCATTGGACTGGGCCTATTTATTTTAATCTGATTAGGCCGTTTAGTCATTTAGTGGTCTATTTCATGGGTAAATACGCGGCTAATTAA